The genomic stretch CGACGACGATTGTCTCGGGGCCGGACGGGCGCATTCGGACGTCCTCGGTGCTCTTCGAGTTCGGCTCGAACGAGGAGGGCTCCACGTTCCAGTGCAGCTTTGACGGCGCGGACTTCGAAGCGTGCACCGGGTTCGCGAGGGAAGACCTCTCCGAGGGGACCTACACGCTGAAGGTGCGGGCGGTGGACCGGGCGGGCAACGAGGGGACGGTCGTGAGCCGTTCCTGGAAGGTGTACCTGGGCGGGGACATCCGGACGAAGGGCGGCGGCTTGAGCTGTGCGTCGGGAGGGGCGGGGGATGCATCCCTGCTCGGGGTGGCGCTGGGCGGGCTGGTGCTCCTGGCGGCTCGGCGGCGGCGCGGGGAGGGGACTCCCTGAGGAGGGCGCCGGGGTGGGGATGTCGGCCGTTCGCCGTTCGCGGAAAGCGTGCTTGATTCGGCGGGGGACTTCGGTTACTTGTGCCCCCGTTACATCGGCCTGCGGGATTAGCTCAGCTGGATAGAGCGTTGGCCTCCGGAGCCAAAGGCCAGAGGTTCGAATCCTCTATCCCGCGCTCCTCTAACCGCCCGGTCTTCCAAGCATCAAAGTTCGGAAGGCCGGGCGGACAGAGTGAGCCGGGATGAACGTGCCGGCCCCTTGCCGGTGAACCCCCCAGCACTTCAGTCGGTAGCCCAGGGCATCGCGGTAGCGCTCGCTGCCACTTCGATCCTCCTCGCTCGCCAGTAGCCGCCTCGGTCGCGGCTGCGAGATGGTGGACTTCGCGCTGCGCAGTGGCCCGTGTGCGCTGTGCTTGCTTGAGGCGGCGATGAGCGAAGGAGAGGGGAGCGTCCCCTGGTTCGGGTTCGCGCCGCCTGGGTGACGTGCACCGCTGCGTGCGAGCGGGGGCTCAGTCCGCGATGAGCCACATGATGATGTTCCCTGTGTTCGCCAGTGTCGCGAGCAGGAGTATTGCTCCCGCGACACCCAGCACCACGAGGACAGCCATCTGTAGGAAGTCGGCGCGCCGAAGCCTCGCGTGGGCCTCTCCGGCGACGTCCCCGAACCGCACGCTGTCCATGAGGGTAGTCCAGTGCTCGCCCTCGAGGACGAGGTCGCCTGGAGACAGCGTGCCGTCACGCAGCTCGCCTTCAATGCCCGGCGTAGAGATCGTCGACTCGGAGTCTACCGGGGCGGGCTTTGCCCCCCGGCGCTGTCGCACGAGAAAGGCGATGACAGGCAGGGCCACGAGCGCACCGAGGACTCGAGCTGGAGTGGCATCTCCGTACCGAACGGCCGCCTTCCTGTAGAGGAGCGCCAAGATGGCGAGGCAGAGGAACGCCGCGAGGCCGATGAGCCGGAGCTGAATCGCGCGCCCGTGGGTCATCATCGAGGGGGAGGAGGTCGGCGCACGTCTCCTCGCAATCCGTCGCACCCGATAGCGTGCTGCTCCCTTCTCCCCCATCTATTGCATCCTCACGTGAGCTGCCCTCGTTGCGTGCGATGTACCGCAGCTTCGCGCACGGAGCGAAATGGCTGGCACGACTGTCTTCAATCGCCTGTCCGTGTGACGGATGTCATCCACGCGCGCGTACTCGTTGTGTCTCGCGTTCGCACTCGCGGCCTGTCGAGCACCGGGATGGGTGTTGCGCCCAGGTGTGCGGTTGGAGGACTTGTGCCCCGGCTTCATCGTCCCCATGTGAAGGTGAAGTGCCGCCATGCTCTCGCAGAGTTGTTGCCCAGACGCTACGTGCGCTCCTGCGCTGGGCGTGCCGCCAACGTCACTTCATCGCCATGGAGGCTTCCAGTACGCTCGCTGCGCTGTTTGACCGCTTGGAGTGAAGAGTGACGATCTATCGAGTGGGGAAGGGCCCGTCGCAGAGTCCATCGACGTCCACGACGCGTCAGGCCCCAACCCAGGCCCCCTCCGCACCCCATCCATCGAAGACGCCTGAGGCGAGCCCCGCGAAGGGCGCACCGGACTGGCACACTGACAAGAAAGACACGAAGGCCGCGGCACCCCCCGACACCGCGATGCAGAAGCTGCTTCAAACCAAGGCGGATGCGGAGCAGCTCCACTCCCGACGCTCAACGCTCTGGACGGCCGTGAGGCCTCCGGCCGCGCTGGGCAGCAGCCATGCCTCACAGGAGCTTGCCAATGACCCCTTGTCACAGCTGCGACGCGCTGTCTTGAAATGCTGCGACGCTTGGGCAAAGGAGGTCCCTGGGGTTGAGTTCACGGGCTTCATCTTCCAGAACGAAATCCTCGACGACGAGCCCGAGGACTCAGACATCCGAGAAGGGGTCTGCAGTGGAATGACCAACGTCTGGATCAACGTCATGAATCAGGGGCTCGAACACGGAGCGCTCGATGCGGCCTCCGAAGGGTTCCACGAGTTCCTGAAGACCTCGATTGATCAGGTCAAAGATATACAGCGTGGTGACGCCGCTGAAGGACAGGACCTTCGGGAGCAAGGCGCCCAGTTGCAGGCAGCGCAGGCGGGCCGGATGCATTTGCTCAATACGCTCGTCAGCGCCTTGGAGGGATTCCAGACGAACGAGCAGACCAAGGCGGCCCTGAAGCACGGACAGCAAACAGAGACGGCTGGATTCCGGGACGTAGGGAATGGACGCAGGCTCCCCGAGGCGCTGGCCACCCCGTGGCCTTTGCGCAAGGAAGCCTTGCACCGGGCAAATATTCGCCGCGTGGTCCCAGAGGCCAATCGGACCTCGCGGGCCATCCAGCGTGGGAGCCAGCAACTGACTGAGCTGGAGAACGACACCAAGGCCTTTCAGGACGCACGGGGCTCGGGGCTGAACTCCTCCAACGTCTTGGACCGAACGCCGATTGCCCAGGGGCACGAAGCGCTGATGCAGCAGCTCAGCACCCCGTTGCGGGACGATGGGTTCTATCGCGTGTCGCTCTTCTCCAATTCGGGGGGCGGCCACGTGTTGGGCCTCGTGAAGTCGCCCCAGGGTTTCCGGCTGATGGACCCCAATACGGGTGAGTTCAAGGCGAAGGAGTCAGGGCAGCTCGATGCGCTGCTCGCCAAGCATCTGGAGGAGCTCTATCTCACGAATGATCCAGATGCCTCGTACCACGCCATGGACATCGTCCATTACGCCTTCCCCCCGGCTCAGCCGGCAGATACGGCCTCCCAGCACCATCAGTCCTGAATCCTCACGAGCAAGGCCAACCGTTTGATGGGCGCTTGAGCCAGGGCACGAGCGCTCGCGGCACTCATTCCGACGCTCGGATGCGCCCCCGCGCTTCCGAGCGTCCCCGGTGGTTCGTCGTGCCAGTCGCACCACGTGCACGACGACGGAGAGGTGCTCGACGTGCTGGGGCGTAAGCTCAGCCGCGAACCTCCGCATCGGCGGGCGGGCAGTGTCGCTTCATCTCCGCGACGAATGAGTCGGCGAGGGGGGAGCCACCGGCTTCGGCCGTTGCCACGGACCACTGGAGCCACAGCCCTCGCTCGATGCGCAGGCCGATGACGTCACCTCGCGCGAGGTCCGACTCGGCGAACCAGCGTGGGCACACGGTGACTCCCTGGTTGGCTCGGACCATCTCGACAGGGGCACCCGAGGAGAATGGCAGGGGCGTGACGCGTGCGAAGGTGAGTCCTTCCTGGGCCAGGGCGCGGCCCAGCGGGGTCTGTGGCGCGAAGCTGTCGAGTGAACCCCAGTAGGCCTCTTGTGCGAGCGCGCGCACGGTGACACGCCGACGGCTGGCGAGAGGGTGGGTGGCGCTGACGAGCGCGACGAGCTCGTCGCGAAACAGCGGCGTGAAGCGCAGGCGTGCCTCCGTACCGTGCTCTCCCACGACGACCGCGAGATCGACCGCGCCTTGTCTCAGGGCAACCAGTGGTGTGTGCCCTGCTTCTGGCACGATGGTCACCTCGGCGTTGGGGTGTGCTCTGGACCACCCTTGCAGAACCGAGGGCAGCCAGCGGTAGGACTGCATGCACTCGGTGGTGATTCGCAGCACGCCCGTGCGGCCCGCGAGGAGTTCACGTGTCTCCGCTTCGGTGCGCGCCAGTTCCCCGAGGATGGCTCGCGCGGAGCGGGTCAGCCGTTCGCCCGCGGGCGTGACGTGGAGGCGCCGCCATCGCCGCTCGAACAGTTGCCCGCCCAACTGGTCCTCGAGGTCGCGCAGTTGAAGGCTGAGCGCGGAGGCCGAGAGATGAAGGCGCGAGGCCGCGGCGTGGAGCGAGCCGTGCTCGTCGAGCGCAACGAGCAGGTGCAGGTGTCTGACGTCGAGCGACATGCATCAAGTCTGACTCAACATCTTGTTGTATACAACGCGCTCGACTCATCGGGTGGTCAATGAGATTGCTCTGGGCATGCGAACCACAGCCCTCTGGCTGCTGCTACTGACCAGCTGCGTGAAGGAGCCCCAGATGACGAGCGACACGCTTCTTGTACGAGAGACCATCGAGCGATTCCACGACGCGGTGAACCGGCGAGATACCGCCCGGTGTGCGGCGCTCTTCGCTGAACGTGGAGTCTGGGAGGTCTCGCCACCCTTCACGCATCGCTTCGAGGGCCGGGCGGCGATCGAACAGGGGATCACCGGGACCATTGGCGCCACGGTGTTCCTGATTCAGTCGACAGGCCCCATCGTCGTGGACCTCGTGGGTGAGAAGCGAGCGACGGCTCGGACCTCCATGCAGGAGTTCGGGCGTTTCGTTGACGGGGGTTCGATGCGCGTCGCCGGCACCTATCACGACGAACTCGAGAAGCAGGACGATGGGACGTGGCGCTTTGTTCATCGCCGCTTCGTGGTCAGCTACCACGACGATTCGCCGTTCCCTGGAGTTGCGCTCCATCCCTCCTCGAATCGGTGAGTTCGTGCGACTGGACGCCGCGCCGTCACCCTGAGTCGTCACGCCACAGCGCGTACACGAAGAAGGGGGCGTGCTCCGGGACGCGGCGAGCGGTCACGTCCCTGAAGGCAAGGGCGCTCCCAAATTCCTCGAAGAGGTGATGCCCGTTGAGCTGAGCGGCCCACGACGCTCGGAGCTGCGCGAGTTCGGATGGCCGATACCCGCAGTTCGACAGGCCGCTCGTGAGGCCCGCGTCGGCGACGTCGTATCCCAGCAGTGTCCAGTCCTCCGTCTTCGATGGAGGGATCAATCCCAGGGACTCGACCGGGGTGCGGTAGGCCACGTCCCCGAAGTCCATTCACCTCAAGGGTGCGTCTTCGTTTCGGTGAAGACCGGTTCGTTCCTTCGGATGCGCTCGAAGAGCTCGTCGTGGTCGATTTCTCCGAGGTCGATGTTCCAGAGGCCGGGTACCAGGAAGGTGGAGGCCTGTGATGTGGCCTCCTCATCGGATCGCCCGTTCTCGAAGCGGTGCTCCGTGCGGAATTCTCCGTAGCACGCGACCTCGTGATCATTCTCATCCAGGAAGCGCGTCTCCAAGTTGCCCGCCACGATGAGGCTCTCGTCGTTGTAGACGCCTTGGATGACGTCCCGGACCACCAGGTCGCCCAGGACCAGGAAGTTCCCCGACGTCCGCAGGCCGTGCGCGACACAGCGGCCCAGGACGACGATGGTCGAATCCGGTCCGCAGTCGTCCAGGAATCCATCGACCACCAGGTCTCCGAGCACGAGGAGGGGACAGGTGACGAGCAGTGAGCCAGGAGCCTTCGCGTTGCCCGTCACGACCGTCGCCTTGGAGAGCGCCGCCTCCAGCACGGCGTCCACGGGCTCGAGGACCTCGCGCATCACCACGGCGGCCAAGCCGACATGCGACACGGGCCCGGGGCACAGCGCCTTCGCGAGCGCGGCGGGCTGAAGGGGCGCGTCCTTGGGGAACGCCCTCCCGAGGGTCGTGACCAGGGGTGTCCCCTGATGGGAGAGCGCATCTCGGAGGGCACCGTCCAGTCGAGCGAGCGTGGCCTCCGCGCGCGACAGGAAGTCGTTCTTGGAAAGGAGCATGGGCGCATCTTATCCAGCGTGAACAGGCACGTGCCTTTTCGCGCGCACGCGCCCACGGCCGCTCTAGACTCACGCGCTGTCGCTCCTATCCCGAGGGATGTCGATGACAACGCCCGTCCTGCCAGGCCCCCTTGTCTCCGTTCGCTGGTTGGCGGATCACCTTCACCATCCTCGACTGGTGGTGCTGGATGCCAGCATCCAGCCGGTCGTGCGCGGCAGTCCGGCCCCGAGCCCCGAGGCGGAGGCGCGCATTCCTAGGGCGCGAGTCTTTGATTTCGACAAGAAGATCTGCGACCCGGACACGACGCTCCCCCACATGATGCCGCCGCCCGAACTCTTCGAGCGGGAGGTTCGTGCGCTGGGCGTGTCGAATGACAGCCTCCTCGTGGTCTATGACCGCGTGGGCGTCTATTCCAGCCCGCGTGCCTGGTGGATGTTCAAGGCCATGGGCCATGAGCAGGTGGCAGTGCTCGATGGCGGCCTTCCCGCATGGCTGGAGGCCGGCCATTCCACCCAGCCCCTTGTCGGTCCATCCGTCGAGCCCGGTCACTTCATCGCGCATCCTCGGCCGCAGTTGTTCTGTGATGCCGAACAGGTCGCGGCCGCGCTGGAGGACAAGACCTTCGCGGTGCTGGACGCACGCTCGGAAGGCCGCTTCTCCGGACGCGAGCCGGAGCCCCGGGCAGGGCTCCGGCCCGGGCATATGCCCCAGGCCCTCAATCTGCCGTTCAATCAGGTCCAGGCTCGGAGCCACATGCGCCCCACCGCGGAGCTGGCGGCCCTGTTCGCCTCGAAGGTCGCGCCTGAACAGCGGCTGATCTTCACCTGCGGCTCCGGGGTGACCGCGTGCATCCTGGCGCTCGCCGCCGCGTCGGTGGGGCGTCAGCACCTCGCGGTCTACGATGGCTCCTGGAGCGAATGGGGGCTGCCTTCCTCGCGGCCCGTGGTCACGACCTAGCGCGGGGAGGCGCCAGCCTCGGCTTCGAAGCTGGCACCCGCTGGCGGAAGGCTACTGGAAGCTCACCTTCCCGCCCCGCTGATAGCAGACATGCGGCGTGCCGTCCGTGGGACGGATCGCCACGCTCGGGCGCATGCCATCATCCACGGTTCCCAACTGGGTATAGGTCCAGAGCCCCTGCGCGTCCGGCGTGCTGAGTTCCAGGGTCGTTCCAGTGCGGAGGACGGCGACGGGCTTTCCCCCGCCGTACGCAAGGTCCGAGGCGTCGAACTTGTAGTCGACGGGGGAGGAACTCACGGTGCTGGCCGTCAGCGGTGTTCCCAAGGTGATGTCATCGATGGCGGACCAGCCACCTTCAGGGATCCCATTGGCAAGCGCGAGGAGGTGCTGGTCCTGACCCCAGACCATCGCGAGCCAGGGCGAGACGGTGCCGGTCTCCTCCACTCGGAAGGAATCGACGACGGTGCCCCGGATGACGCGGAGGTAGTTGACGGCGGGATTGTTGATCTGGTTCGTCATGACATACAGCGCCCCGCTCGCATCGAAGACGGGCTCACCCGTGAGGTGAGAGGTGTTGAGGGTCGGCGCCGCGATGGGCCAGGTGTTGGCCGCCGTCCGGGTCGCGACCCGCAGGGTCCCCACGTAGTTGTTGGCGAAGACGATGGCCGGCTGCTTGCCCTGCGCGGGGTTGAGCGCGATGCCAATCTTGGTCGTCGCCCCGGAGTCCAGATTCTCGCGAATCCACGCGCCATTCGCTCGCGTGGCATACCCGACGCGCAGCGTCGCGGTGGAGAGAACGCCCGCGCCCTTGAGGTAACCCACGTGCGGCGTGCCCGTGGCCGCGTCGAGCGCCAGCACGGGCTTCGTGATGAAGGTGCCGCCGGTGTTGAATCCGGGGCCGTCAATCTGCTCCGTCTTCCAGGTCGTGCCGTCCCAGAGCCCGTACCAGAGGCTGTTGTGGGTGTCGTTCGTGTAGACGACATGCCCCTTGCCCGCGTCGTCGAACGCGAGTTCGCAGTTGCCACCCGTGACGTCCGGCCCCGTGTCGATCGCCGTGCTGGCGGCGAGGGGAGAGGTCACCACGCTGAAGTGGAACGCGCCCTCCGCCGTCTTCCCGGACTCCGTCTCGACGGTGACGGACAAGGAAGCGGTCCCCGCCGGGGGCAACGTCCAGGTGACGCGCTCCGCGTCGGGCTGCAAGGCACCCGCGGTGGCGCTCCAGCGCACCGCCTTGAGCGCTTCTCCCGAGGTGACGACCCGGAAGTGCTCCGCTGTACTTGCGACGTAGGGACCTGTGCCTCCCTCTCGTTCGATCAGCAACGCGAGGTCGCCAGGTCCGTGAGAGGAAATGACCTCGACAGGTCTGGGCTCATGCTCGCAAGCAGAGAACAGCGTCAGTCCGCTCAGCATCAGCATCCAGGGGAAACAACTCTTGTTCCGCATCGGTCGCGTACCTTGTTGATGGGTCGGCAGGTCCGGCCACGCCGGCCCTGGTGAGGGATTCACTCAGGCCTAATCCTTAACGCGCGGATGTCTTGGAGGGTCTATGATCTTTTGCTTTATTTTCTTGGGTTGCTTGGTCTGAGCAAGGATTTCCGATGCAAGGAGTTTGGGCCGCGACCGCCATGAATCTCTTCGTCACTCGCTCAACGAACCATCCGATGCGGTGGTTGCGCGTCGCGCTGCCAAGAGATGCGGGAGGTGAGCGTCGGCGCGTGCTGCCGTCTCATCGACAGGCGAACGGCGCTGTCATGACTCGCTCGGACTCAGATGACCCGCAGGGTGATGGCTTTCAGCACCGCTCGCGTCCGGTCCCTCATGTCGAGCTTGTCGAGAATGATGGACACGTAATTCTTCACCGTCCCCTCCGCGAGGAAGAGGGCACGGGCAATCTCGCGGTTCGAATAGCCCCCGGCCATCAGCCGCAAGATGCTCACCTCGCGTTCGGTGAACGTGGCGCGTGGGGCGTCGTCCGCGTGGTACTGAAAACGGGCCCGCACCGGTGTGGTGCTGACGGGCTGCAAGAGCGTCTCGCCCCGGGCGAGTCGCAGGATGGCCTCCTCGAGTTCCTCCGGCTCGACGTCCTTCAGGAGGAAGCCTTGCGCTCCCGCCTCGGAGGCTCGGAGGAACTGCTCGGCGTCATCGAACGTCGTGAGCATGAGCACCGGTGTCTGGTCGCCTCGCTCTCGCAAGGTTCGCAGCGCCTGGATGCCATCCACGCCGGGCATGCGGACGTCCATCAACACGACATCCACGGGCTGGGTGGCCAGTCCCGCGAGCAGGCTGGCGCCATCCTCCGCTTCGAACACCACCGTGAGGCCGCGGCGCTCCAGCAGGGCGCGCAGGCCGGCGCGCACCAAGGATTGATCGTCCGCCAAGGCGAGGCGGGGACTCATCCCCGCAGCCAGCCTTCCAGTTGGAGCGAGCCGCGCGCGGTGATGCGGGTGGTGAGATCGCCTCCCAGCGTTCGCAGTCGCTCCTGCATCCCCTGGAGTCCATGGCCGGGCTTCAGGGGCTCTCGCACGCGTCCGTCATCGTCGATGCGAAGCCTCACCTGGGAGCCGTCGCGCGAGACGCCGACGCTCAAGCACGTCGCCTCGGCGTGGCGTGCGCTGTTGGTGAGGGCTTCCTGGACCACTCGCAGCAGGGCCTCCGCGACACGCGGATCCTCGATGTGCAGATCGGGCGCGAGGTCGAGCGACAGCCGCGTGCCGGGCAATGGCGCGGCCAGGGCATGCATCGCGGTCTCCAGGTCGAACCCTCGTTCGGCGCGCAGCGCTTGGACCACTCCCCGAAGTTCGGTGAGCAGCTCCGTGGTGAGTGTCTGGGCCTGGACCAGCCGTGAGTCCAGAGGCCCGTCCTGCGCCACGGCCCGCAGGTTGAGGACGAGCGCCGTGAGCTTGTGCCCGGCCACGTCGTGAAGCTCGCGGGCCATCCGCAGTCGCTCCGCGTCTCGCGCGCTGTCTGACAACAGGGCTCGGGTGGCCAGGAGGTCCGCGTTGATGTGCGCCAATCGCTCGCGCGCTTCCTCCGCAGACCTCGCGAACCAGATGAGTGCCACCGCGAAGAGTTGAAAGCTCGCGTGCAACAACACGTGCAGCAACGGCGAGGGAAGGTCGCTCCACAGGGCTCGGACCACACCATACATCGCGACGTTGACGGCGAGCAGGGCGGCGGCGATCCACGTGCGCTCCAGCCACTGGGCCGCCTGTCCCGCGACGATGATGAGCAGCACGGCGGCCGAGTTGTAGCGCACGACGGCCAGGAGCCCCATCACGCACAGGGCCTGTCCTGCCATCCAGCCGCA from Myxococcaceae bacterium JPH2 encodes the following:
- a CDS encoding LysR family transcriptional regulator, with translation MSLDVRHLHLLVALDEHGSLHAAASRLHLSASALSLQLRDLEDQLGGQLFERRWRRLHVTPAGERLTRSARAILGELARTEAETRELLAGRTGVLRITTECMQSYRWLPSVLQGWSRAHPNAEVTIVPEAGHTPLVALRQGAVDLAVVVGEHGTEARLRFTPLFRDELVALVSATHPLASRRRVTVRALAQEAYWGSLDSFAPQTPLGRALAQEGLTFARVTPLPFSSGAPVEMVRANQGVTVCPRWFAESDLARGDVIGLRIERGLWLQWSVATAEAGGSPLADSFVAEMKRHCPPADAEVRG
- a CDS encoding nuclear transport factor 2 family protein, which codes for MTSDTLLVRETIERFHDAVNRRDTARCAALFAERGVWEVSPPFTHRFEGRAAIEQGITGTIGATVFLIQSTGPIVVDLVGEKRATARTSMQEFGRFVDGGSMRVAGTYHDELEKQDDGTWRFVHRRFVVSYHDDSPFPGVALHPSSNR
- a CDS encoding sulfurtransferase; amino-acid sequence: MTTPVLPGPLVSVRWLADHLHHPRLVVLDASIQPVVRGSPAPSPEAEARIPRARVFDFDKKICDPDTTLPHMMPPPELFEREVRALGVSNDSLLVVYDRVGVYSSPRAWWMFKAMGHEQVAVLDGGLPAWLEAGHSTQPLVGPSVEPGHFIAHPRPQLFCDAEQVAAALEDKTFAVLDARSEGRFSGREPEPRAGLRPGHMPQALNLPFNQVQARSHMRPTAELAALFASKVAPEQRLIFTCGSGVTACILALAAASVGRQHLAVYDGSWSEWGLPSSRPVVTT
- a CDS encoding response regulator transcription factor, which codes for MSPRLALADDQSLVRAGLRALLERRGLTVVFEAEDGASLLAGLATQPVDVVLMDVRMPGVDGIQALRTLRERGDQTPVLMLTTFDDAEQFLRASEAGAQGFLLKDVEPEELEEAILRLARGETLLQPVSTTPVRARFQYHADDAPRATFTEREVSILRLMAGGYSNREIARALFLAEGTVKNYVSIILDKLDMRDRTRAVLKAITLRVI